One Bradyrhizobium manausense DNA segment encodes these proteins:
- a CDS encoding YciI family protein has product MRYMLMLHANEADGQAVAPQDMARFMGQMFAYQQALEKAAVFISTDALVGSSEASIVRVKGGEVSVLDGPYADAREQLGGYFIIDVANIDEANKWAARCPAATWGSVEVRRIRDRSEYAG; this is encoded by the coding sequence ATGCGTTACATGCTTATGCTCCACGCCAACGAAGCCGACGGACAAGCCGTGGCACCGCAGGACATGGCGCGTTTCATGGGTCAGATGTTTGCCTATCAACAGGCTCTGGAGAAGGCCGCGGTATTCATCTCGACGGATGCCCTCGTCGGTTCCTCGGAGGCGAGCATCGTACGCGTTAAGGGCGGTGAGGTCAGTGTTCTGGACGGCCCCTATGCCGATGCTCGCGAACAGTTGGGCGGCTATTTCATCATCGACGTTGCCAATATCGACGAAGCCAACAAATGGGCAGCACGCTGTCCTGCCGCGACATGGGGCTCGGTTGAAGTGCGCCGCATCAGGGATCGATCGGAATATGCGGGATGA